From a single Nicotiana tomentosiformis chromosome 2, ASM39032v3, whole genome shotgun sequence genomic region:
- the LOC138904528 gene encoding uncharacterized protein has product MTSKESDTGVVDPPREIVKSESELKEEVHRLKHQMAEMYQAWIKGHPPPSFTANYTENPAFIPPLAQAQNPTTVDLSPQHALGRGPRGSPPQYTQPRPQPQAYTQAPYNPSQHYFPPQDPQYSVRPPQYHVHHAQSYAQPPPYPQWRAPTPQNPYPPPQPYRNPTGPSFRSRPDYRKERQQRKETFTPLGESYTSLFQRLRQLDVLRPIEPKTPNPPPRNLDYSLRCAYCSDASRHDTEKCWHLKRAIQELIDTNQIVVQNSEAPNINQNPLPAHAETHMIEIVHKDGEPKNSSKSVMMIRASKSNPVKAPDSAKAMPLTVEGVSEKLSTLNMKPSVLVVKGPSIDVEANQEKQKVVVPGVPGKPIIIVEGARITPVIIKPVTQSPMVDTKVVPWNYKQVIVTYKGKEVEEEVNETGGLTRSGRYEHRKALMKILNEAHVPDKITVNHLEKIANKIFEANKITFSDDELPMEGTEHNRALYLTVKCEDSVVSRVLVDNGSSANICPLSTLQKLKIGTERIHMNNVCFRGFDGEGKDYVGDIML; this is encoded by the exons atgactagcaaagagTCGGACACGGGTGTTGTTGATCCGCCGAGGGAGATTGTAAAATCAgagtctgaattgaaagaggaggtccacaggttgaagcatcaaatggcTGAAATGTATCAAGCCTGGATCAAAGGGCATCCTCCACCTTCATTTACCGCTAACTACACAGAAAATCCCGCTTTCATCCCACCACTGGCACAAGCCCAAAATCCCACTACCGTTGATCTTTCCCCTCAGCATGCACTGG GGCGTGGCCCAAGGGGTTCGCCTCCCCAGTACACCCAACCTCGACCCCAACCTCAagcctacacccaagctccatataatccatcccaacattatttcccaccacaagaccctcaatattcagtcagaccaccccaataccatgttcaccatGCACAGTCATATGCAcaaccccctccttacccgcaatggcgtgctccaactccacaaaatccttATCCACCCCCACAACCATACCGAAACCCTACTGGTCCAAGCTTTCGATCGAGGCCGGATTATAGAAAAGAGAGGCAGCAGCGGAAAGAAACAttcacccctcttggagagtcgtataccagtttgtttcaaaggttgaggcagttggacGTTTTGAGGCCGATTGAGCCAAAGACACCAAATCCACCTCCAAGGAACCTTGATTATTCCCTTAGATGCGCATATTGTTCTGATGCCTCAAGGCACGACACAGAGAAGTGTtggcatttgaagagggcgatccaagagcttattgatacaaatcaaattgtggtccaGAACTCGGAGGCACCAAACATTAACCAAAATCCTTTGCCGGCCCATGCAGAGACACATATgattgagatagttcataaggatggggagcccaagaattcttccaagtctgtcatgatgatCCGGGCTAGCAAAAGTAATCCAGTTAAAGCTCCAGATTCTGCAAAAGCAATGCCGTTGACAGTTGAAGGGGTGTCGGAGAAGCTAAGCACGCTCAACATGAAGCCATCTGTATTGGTTGTGAAAGGGCCTTCGATTGATGTTGAAGCGAACCAGGAAAAGCAAAAAGTGGTCGTGCCAGGGGTCCCGGGCAAGCCTATCATAATCGTGGAAGGGGCTCGTATTACCCCCGTTATTATTAAGCCAGTGACCCAATCACCAATGGTTGACACAAAGGTCGTCCCGTGGAATTACAAACAGGTGATAGTAACATataaagggaaagaagtagaggaagaagtcaatgaaactggaggactgactcgttctgggagat atgaacaccgcaaagccctgatgaagattttgaatgaggcccatgttcctgataagatcacggtgaaccacttggaaaagattgctaacaagattttTGAAGCAAACAAGATCACTTTCTCAGACGATGAACTTCCTATGGAGGGTACAGAACACAaccgagctctttatctcacagtgaagtgcgaggattctgttgtctcaagggtactggttgataacggttctagtgcaaatatttgccctctgtccactttgcaaaagttaAAGATCGGCACTGAAAGGATCCACATGAACAATGTATGTTTTCGAGGCTTTGATGGAGAAGGGAAAGATTATGTCGGTGATATAATGCTCTAA